TTTTTAATTGCTTCTTCTTGCCCTACAACACGTTTATGTAATTCCTTTTCAAGATTTAATAATTTTTCTCTTTCTTCTTCTAACATTTTTTTAGCTGGAATACCTGTCCATTTTTCTATAACCTCAGCTATTCTATCTTCGTCAACTACAACTTCTTCATCTTCTTTATCCTTTTCTTCTTCATAGTGTTTTTTCATTTCTTCTATTTGTTTTTCCAATTCAAATAAATCCTTTTTCTTTAATGCTGCCTTCTCATATTCGCCTTTTACTGTTAATTCATTAATTTCCTCTTCTAATTCTTTAGCTTCATATTCCAACTTTTTTATATTAGAAAGTTTTGAACTTTTTTCAAGCCTTGCTTTAGCAGAAGCTTCGTCGATTAAATCTATGGCCTTATCTGGTAAAAATCTATCAGTTATATATCTATGAGATAATTTTACTGCAGCAACAACAGCACTATCATCTATAGTTACATTATGATGTTTTTCAAATGTTTCTTTTAATCCTCTTAAAATAGCAATAGCATCCTCTTCGCTTGGTTCATCAACCTGTACAGGTTGGAATCTTCTCGCTAAAGCCTTATCTTTTTCGATATATTGTCTATACTCATCTAAAGTGGTTGCACCTATAACTCGTAGTTCTCCTCTTGCCAAATCAGGTTTTAACATATTAGCGGCATCCATTGAATTACCTTCAGCCTTTCCAGCCCCAATAATTGTATGCAATTCATCTATAAATAATATAATTTTATCTCCCTGTTTTTTCACTTCATCAATAACATTTTTTAATCTTTCTTCAAATTCACCTCTAAATTTAGCTCCAGCCAATAATCTACCCATATCAAGTTGCAATATTCTTTTATCTATTAAAGCATCCGGAACGGCACCTTTAATAATTCTTTGAGCTAATCCTTCAACAATAGCTGTTTTACCAACACCAGGGTCACCTACTAAAACAGGATTGTTTTTTGTTTTTCTGCTTAAAATTTCAATAGTTCTTTGAATTTCCAGATCTCTACCTATAACAGGCATCAATTTCTTTTCTTCAGCCATTTTTGTTAAATCAATTGTAAATTGTGCAAGGACATCCGCTATATTTTCTTCGGCACCTTCTTTTGTAACCTTTATGTTTTTTAATTCCTCATAAATTTCATTTGTAGTTAATCCGTATTTAGAAAATAATTTTGCTGAATAAGAAGTGCCATCGAGCATTATAGCTAGCAATAAATGTAAAGTTGTTATCAATTTATGCTTTGTTTTCCTTGCTTCTGATTTTGCTATTTCAAAAATTCTTTCTAAAGTTGGGGATATATATATTCTATTGTCCCTCATCCCACCAAAAGAATATTGAACATTTTCTTCTAACTCATTTTCAATATTTTCTCTAATAGCTTCAACATTAATAGTTTCGAATAATCTTTTTACATATTCATCATCACTATCAAGTATAGATAATGTTATATGCTCTGGAGTTACAACATTTGTTCCATAACCATTTGCTAATGTTCTGGCATTTTCGATTATTTCCAGAGCCTTTTCGGTAAAGTTTTTTGGATTCATCATTTCCAACACCTCCTAATATACGTTATTTCTATTTTAGCATTTGTAACATTTGTTTGCTAACAAACATTAAAAAAAAATAATTCAATCATATTCGTTTTGATTAGACGCACATTTTCAAAAAAAGTTCAAAAATATCATAACTTTAAGCAATTTTAACATTAGATTGCTAATTGTATTTTAGCATACATTTTTTTCAAAAATATTAATAAAGAATAAAATATAAAAAAGCCCTTTAAAAACAAAGGGCTTGGAAAAATGTTATATTTTCATTATTAAATCATTTTTAGAACACATTTCTTCAGTTTTCGGACCATAAGAAATATGTGATATTTCAATTCCTGTTTTTTCTTCTATAAAAGACATGTATTTTAAAAAGTTTATATGGTTTGTGTCAGGCCAACCTTTTAGAGTTTCGTATATAGGTTTTCCAACAAAAAAATCATAAGAAGATGTCGGAATTTCTTTAACATCTCTATTAACATTATATGCTACACATACCTTTATTTCATCTAAACCATTTAAAACATCGGCTTTTGTAATAATGAACTTTGTTAAACCTGATCGTAATTTAGCATATCTTAAAGCTGGTAGATCAAGCCATCCCACTCTTCTTGGTCTTCCTGTGGTTGCTCCAAATTCGTTTCCCTTTTTTCTTATTACTTCACCAATCTCTTTTAACTCTTCTGTAGGAAATGGTCCTTCTCCAACTCTGGTTGTGTATGCTTTTAATACACCCAATACTTCATCGAGCTCAAATGTTGAAAAGCCGACAGAAGAAACACCATGAGCCATTGTTGCACCGGAAGTTACAAAAGGATATGTTCCAAAATCGAGATCAAGTAAAACTCCTTGAGCTCCTTCGAATAATACAGAGGTATTTCTAAAAACATTTGCCATATCTATTGCAGATGTGAAATTGACATTTAATTTTTCGAGTTTTCTTTTTTGATTCATTAAAAAAGAAAATATATCTTTTGGTTTGAACTTAAATCTTTTGCCAAATATTTTCTTTTTTAAATAAATAATTTCTTCTAATCTTTCTTTTAATAAATCCTCATCAAAGAGATGATAAATCTTAAAACCTTCTCTTGAAACTTTATCAGTATAAGCAGGACCTATTCCCTTCCTAGTTGTTCCAATAGGATTTTTTCTCAATTCTTCCAAAATACCATCTTCTTCTTTATGATATGGTAATACCATAAAAGCTTCTAAATCTATATAAATTTTGGAGGATACACCAGGAAAATCTGTTTCTAAAATTTCTAATTCTTTTATTAATTGTTCAATATCAATTACCATCCCAGCACCAAGAAAAGCTTTAGAATTGCTGTTAGGAATAATTGAAGGAAGAAGATGATTAACGTATTTCTTATTGTTATAATATATGGTATGTCCTGCATTGGCTCCACCAGAAAATCTTACAATCCATTCATAACCTTTTGAAAAATAATTAACAACCTTACCTTTACCCTCATCTCCCCATTGAGCACCAACAATTGCCACTCTTTCCATTCAATTCACCTCCAAAAAAGTAAAAAAGCCCCATTATAGGGCTTTTATTGTATTATTAAAATCAGTTTTAAAATATTTTTCATAATAAAACCTTCCTTGTGATTTTATTATTCAACGAAGGTATTATATCATATTCTTTCTTTTGTTGCAACAATTATTTACTTTTTATAGATTACAACAAAATAATTTTCTTCTACATCTTTATTTTTTTTATCAATAATAACATTTACATATTCGTCGAGGTTTTTATTATATTCTTTTGTATTAGGGTCTGCTTTT
The nucleotide sequence above comes from Marinitoga hydrogenitolerans DSM 16785. Encoded proteins:
- a CDS encoding ATP-dependent Clp protease ATP-binding subunit, with the protein product MMNPKNFTEKALEIIENARTLANGYGTNVVTPEHITLSILDSDDEYVKRLFETINVEAIRENIENELEENVQYSFGGMRDNRIYISPTLERIFEIAKSEARKTKHKLITTLHLLLAIMLDGTSYSAKLFSKYGLTTNEIYEELKNIKVTKEGAEENIADVLAQFTIDLTKMAEEKKLMPVIGRDLEIQRTIEILSRKTKNNPVLVGDPGVGKTAIVEGLAQRIIKGAVPDALIDKRILQLDMGRLLAGAKFRGEFEERLKNVIDEVKKQGDKIILFIDELHTIIGAGKAEGNSMDAANMLKPDLARGELRVIGATTLDEYRQYIEKDKALARRFQPVQVDEPSEEDAIAILRGLKETFEKHHNVTIDDSAVVAAVKLSHRYITDRFLPDKAIDLIDEASAKARLEKSSKLSNIKKLEYEAKELEEEINELTVKGEYEKAALKKKDLFELEKQIEEMKKHYEEEKDKEDEEVVVDEDRIAEVIEKWTGIPAKKMLEEEREKLLNLEKELHKRVVGQEEAIKKVSQHVRKARAGLKDPTRPIGSFLFLGPTGVGKTELAKSLAEVLFDTEEALIRIDMSEYMEKHAVSRLIGSPPGYVGYEQGGQLTEAVRRKPYSVILIDEIEKAHPDVFNILLQVLDDGRLTDGKGNTVDFRNTIIIMTSNIGSENILNKLENRGKLGFVNEEEKLNEERDLEKIVREELKKYFRPEFLNRLDEVVVFKPLTIEEVKEIVGIMMRRLEERLKEKDLELMITEDAKEYIARKGYDRIFGARPLRRVIEREIEMELANKIIAGEIPPKSKVIIDLKDDRLTIRVGKGEIKSKEE
- a CDS encoding adenylosuccinate synthase; protein product: MERVAIVGAQWGDEGKGKVVNYFSKGYEWIVRFSGGANAGHTIYYNNKKYVNHLLPSIIPNSNSKAFLGAGMVIDIEQLIKELEILETDFPGVSSKIYIDLEAFMVLPYHKEEDGILEELRKNPIGTTRKGIGPAYTDKVSREGFKIYHLFDEDLLKERLEEIIYLKKKIFGKRFKFKPKDIFSFLMNQKRKLEKLNVNFTSAIDMANVFRNTSVLFEGAQGVLLDLDFGTYPFVTSGATMAHGVSSVGFSTFELDEVLGVLKAYTTRVGEGPFPTEELKEIGEVIRKKGNEFGATTGRPRRVGWLDLPALRYAKLRSGLTKFIITKADVLNGLDEIKVCVAYNVNRDVKEIPTSSYDFFVGKPIYETLKGWPDTNHINFLKYMSFIEEKTGIEISHISYGPKTEEMCSKNDLIMKI